A segment of the Hallerella succinigenes genome:
GGACCGAGCTGAATCAAATCGTCACCTCCTTTCTCGACAGCATTTCGTTAGAAGATCTAACGCATAAGCGTATCAAGTCGAAAGCCGCAACTTCGAAATAAAAAAGTGACCTTTTCCTGTCAGAAAAAGCCCCGCAATTGCTGCGAGGCTTTTTCTTATCTAGGAGGAAAACAAGCTCTTGATTTCAAGCTTAGAGAGAATGGAGATTGCTCACAAAATTGCGGCTGACCGGTATCACGGAATTATCCTTGTCATGCAGCTTGATTGTGAAATGTCCATTCGGCAAACGCTGATATTCCGCGATCGCATCGATTGCAATCAAATGAGCACGGTGAACACGGACAAACTGTCCCGGATCCAAACGCTTTTCCAAATCCACCAGAGGAGTTCCAATGATGAACTTTCCATTCGAAGCGTAAACCGTCGTGTACTTGTCTTCACTCTGGAAGCGGAAAACATTTTCAATCGGAATGACCACGGTACGGTCGCCGATCTTTGCCTGAATACGACGCAAGTACGGTTGCTTCATGTCCGGAGTGCGGTCGAGAAGACGCTGCACAGCCGATTCTGGGTCCATTTCACCCGAAAGGACCTTTCCCAAACGGCGAACCTTGTCCATGCAAATTTTTAAACGGTCTTCTTCGATCGGTTTCAGCAGGTAATCCACCGTATCTTCGGCAAAAGCTTTAATCGCATATTCATCGTAGGCCGTGGTGAAGACCACCAAGGGATCTTCTTCATCCACTTCTTTAAGCACATCAAAGCCGTTCATATCCGGCATCTGAATGTCGAGAAAAACCAAATCCGGGCTGCCCGCACGGATTTGCGCTATCGCTTCTTCGCCAGTACTCGCTTCCCCGACAATCGTCACGAGATCCGAGTAAGATTCCAGCAGTTTACGCATTCTCATGCGTGCCAAAGGCTCATCATCTACGATCAATGTTTTGAATTGCATAATCTGCAATATACAATCCGAATAAAAAAAAGATCCCGATTTTACTCGCCTTTAGACAAAAGCGGTAAAAATCGGGATAAATTGCAATCCGGTTAGACCAAACCGCCGATAAAGATGATCAAAATCAGAATCGGAAGGACAAAGCGGAAGTAATTCTTGAGCCAATACGGAATCTTAAAGCCTTGACCCTTATTCGCTTCCGCAATGTAATTATCAAAGCCCCAGCCCCACTTGGTTACGCAGAAGAGCAAATACACCAAGGAACCCAACGGAAGCAAGAAATTCGAAACGATAAAATCTTCCGACTCCAGAACGTCACGGTCACCGATCAGATGCACATCGCTCCAAACATTATAGCCCAAAGCGCACGGGAGCGAAGTAATCAACACAATGACGAAGCAAACCACAGTCGCCTTGCGACGCGTCCACTTGAAGTCATCGAGGAATCCAGACATCAAATTTTCGAACACCGCAAGCACGGTCGACATACTCGCAAAAATCATGAAGAGGAAGAACGCGGCACCCCAGAAACGTCCGCCCGTCATGTTCATAAACACGCGCGGAAGCGTGAGGAAGATAAGGCTCGGACCCGCATCCGGTTGCACACCGAAAGCAAAGCACGCCGGGAAAATGATCAAGCCCGAAGCAAGAGCGACCATCGTATCCAAAATGCAAATGCGAATCGCTTCACCGCCGAGCGTGTACTTATCCGAAGTATAGGAACCAAAGATTTCCATTGCCGCAACGCCCAAAGAAAGAGTGAAGAACGCTTGATTCATCGCAGCGGTAATCACCTTTACAACGCCCTGGCTCTGCACGTTTTCAAGGCTCGGCACGAGGTAGAAAGAAAGTCCTTCTCCTGCCCCTGGAAGCAGCACACTGTGAACGCCGAGCGCAACGATCAAAATCAAGAGGCCGAGCATCATCCACTTGGTCGTGACTTCAAGGCCCTTTTGCACGCCGAAGCTGTTCACCAAAAAGCCGAGAACGGACGTAAGCACCATACAGCCCACAACCTGCAGCGGATCCGCAAGCATAGAAGAGAAAACATTTGAAACTTCCGAAGCCGGAATGTTCGAAAATGTTCCGCTCGCGAATTTCCAGAAGTAGTTCAGCATCCATCCAGCGACTGTTGTATAATACATCATCAACAACAAGCAGCCGAGGAAACAGACATAGCCGTGCAAATGCCACTTGGAGCCTTTCGGTTCCAAAGCGCGGTAGCCCGAAACCGCCGAACGCTTGGAAGCACGACCGACGGCTAGTTCCATCGTGAGCACCGGAGCGCCCATCAAAATCAAAAAGAGAATGTAGAACAGAACAAAGAGGCCGCCACCATTTTGACCTGCGAGGAAGGGGAACTTCCATACGTTACCAATGCCGATTGCACAGCCCGCGGAAACGAGCAAAAATCCTGCTCGGGATTTAAAACCTTCTCTTGCCATGAATCCTCACTTTAAGATTTGTAAAAATTGATCGTGCAAAATTCCATTGCTGAAGAGAGCCTGTTCGCCGTCTTCAAAGCGAAGCGGTTTTCCGTCGAAGCGCGTCGCTTTGCCGCCCGCTTCTTCCACCAGAAGTGCGATAGCTGCAATATCCCACGGATAACTCATCGTCATCACAAAACCATCAAGCGATCCTTGCGCCGTGAACGCTCCTTCGATGACAGCACTGCCGTAGCATTTGACGCGCGTGCAATGTTCTGCTTCGCTTTTGAAATTTTTCAAATTCTGCGCATTGATTTTTTCCCAATCGCCAACGTTAAAGTCTCCGTTCGAAACGATTGCCTTGGTGAGGTCATCGACCATGCTCACATGGACATGTTCCCCGTTTGCAAACGTGCCGCTTCCTTTACACGCAGTGAACATTTTTCCGAGGCCCGGAAGATTCACCACAGCGATAATCGGCTTTGCGCCTGCTTCTGTATTCTCGACAAGAGCAATCGAAATCCCCCACAAAGGGATTCCACGGCTAAAGTTCACCGTACCGTCCACAGGATCGATAATCCATTCATAGCGGGAGCCTTCTTTCACATGTCCCGCTTCTTCTGTTCGAATGGAATGCTCCGGAAATTCATTTTGAATATGACCGATGATAATCCGTTCGCTTTCAAAGTCGGCAGCGGTCACAACATCCTTCGGATTTTTGAATTTGATACTGCCAAGATGTTTTTGCATGGCGAGTGCCGAAGCGCCTGCTTCGTTTGCCCAGGATTGGGCTCTTTGTAAAATGTCATCTACTTGCATAATTTAAATTTAGGTATAAAATTTCTAAATTATGCTTTATGAAAAAGTTTATCTCCCTTTTGAGTTTATTTGCCGTTTCGACCCTTTTTGCCGCGCCGGAATGGGGCAGTGATTTCGCTTCGATGAGTGCCTTCCAGAAAATCTACGGGCGCACCTCTTATGTCAAACCGATCGCCACTTACATGGGAACCGTTTTAAATGGAAGCTGGGTCACCGGAGCTTCTATCGACAAAAGCCTTGTTTTTGAAGCGGGCATGCCGTTCAACATTGCGTTTGTAAGCGATGATGACCGTTCTTATAAATTCAACGGGGTTGAAATTCCGACGATTTTCGGCGACAAGTTTGAAGGGGAAATCGGCGGTAGCAAGGAACTTCACAATCTTTCCGTTTTCACATTGCCCTATTTGCAAATGGGGCTGAGCGCGTTTTACACACGAATCGCTTTACGCGCTATGTATTTCCCAAGCATTAGCCAGCTCAAAGGGTATCATCTTTTTGGATTTGGTTTGCAGCATAGCTTTGGGCACTTCTTCGTCGACAAGCTTCCGGCCCCGCTCAAGGGTTTGGACGTGAGCCTTTTCTTCGGATATAACTCCGCCTATGTTGGTTATACGCCCGAAGACTGGGAAGGACAATTGGACCTGAATTTTGGTTCGACCCACACGGCATTCATTATCGGTTACAAGCCGATTCCATTTGTTGAAGTCATGCTCTCGCTCGGCTACCAGACCGTTTCGATGAAAGCCAGCGGCAATATGATCGAATATGACGGCAATCACGCTACAGGCAACACCGTAAAACCCGACGTCAATATGGACGGCAACGGCGGATTCCGTTTAGACTTCGAAGTCGCCTTCTCGTTTGGCGCCTTCCACCCGACAATCGGCATCAACGCCGGTGCAAATACTTCTTTGAACGCGAATGTTCTTTACTTCAAACAGACCTTGTTTGAACTGGAAAGCACTCCGTCTAAGGATGACCCGGTCGATCACGTTGTCCACGAATCCGAAGAAAGCTCGAAGTAATTTCGAGGGGCAAGCCTTGCTCGATTCCATTCAAAAGAGGCTTGAAGAGCTCCCATCGCGGCCCGGCGTTTACTTGATGAAGGACGCCGCGGGAAAAATCATTTATGTGGGAAAGGCAAAAGTCCTCGCTCACCGCGTCCGTAGTTATTTTGACGGAAGGCCAAAGGCCGGACATCGGGCGGCGATGCTCATGCTCCCTTACATTCGTGACATCGAATGGATTGTAACCGATACCGAACAGGAAGCTTTTATTCTAGAAGCGAACCTGATTCGAAAGCACAAGCCCCACTATAATGTCCGCTTAAAAGACGACAAGCATTATCCGTACATCGCGATTGATTTCAAGGATCCGTTCCCCCGGCTTTTTCTTTCGCGGCATGCGAGCCATCGCTATCGTTGCTACGGCCCATTTCCTAGTTCCAAAGCGTTTCGCTCCCTGGTGGATATTTCCGCAAGGCTTTTCCAGATGCGGGAATGCAAGCTTGTTTTTCCACTCCCCAAGCCTCAGCGTCCTTGCTTGAATTTTCACATTGGACGTTGCATGGCGCCGTGTGCAAACCTTTGCACGCAAGAAGAATATGCAAAAAGCGTTACTGAAATGGTGCAGATCTTGGAAGGGAAGCGCGACGATCTGCTAACTCAATGGACGCGCGAAATGCAAGAAGCGAGCGCCAATTTGGACTTTGAAAGTGCCGCGAAAAAGCGCGATGCCATCGAAGCATTGCAGGCGACGAGCACGAATCAAAAGGCTGACACGACGGATACGACTTTAAAGCTCGATGTGGTCGCTGTGCGCCGCAACGGAAACCTCGCCACCGCCGTCATCTTCGAATACCGCAAAGGCGTTATTTCGGGCCGTAGACATTATCAGCTCGAATGTGACCAGGAACAGGACGAATCCGAAATTCTTTGTGAAACGCTTCTCAAATGGTACGAAGGCGAAGAACTGATTCCGAACGAAATCGCCATCAGCAACCCGATTCCCGAAGAAGATCGTTTGCAAATCGAAGAAGATCTCGCCGAACTGACAACGCACAAGGTAAGCCTGAGCGTACCGCAGCGTGGCGAACGCGTGCAATTCATGAAACTCGCCTTGGCAAATGCGGAAATGCTCCTTGTAGAAGCGCAGTCCGAAGTCAAGCACTTTGACGAAGTCGATCAGAGCGTTTACGATTTACAACGGGAATTGGGGCTTGCCAAGACGCCATTCCGCATTGAATGCGTGGATATTTCGCACTTGGCAGGAACGCATACCGTGGCGAGCCTTGTCGCCTTTAAGAATGGCCGCCCCGATAAAAAGAACTATCGCAAGTTCATCATCAAAAGCGTTTCCGGCATCGATGACTTTGCGAGCATGCGCGAAGTCATGACGCGTCGCCTGCGACGCCTAGAAGCCGAAGGCGTTCCGATGCCGGATCTCTGGGTCTGTGACGGTGGTAAGGGACAGGTCGATGCGACGATGCAGATTCTGAGGGAGCTCGGCCACGATAGAGATTTACCGCTCATCGGCCTTGCGAAACGTTTGGAAGAAATCGTCTTCCCCGACGACAGAAAGTCCATTGTGCTGCACCGTACGAGCGCCGCGTTGAAACTTTTGCAAAACGCCCGTGATGAAGCCCACCGCTTTGCGATTACGTATCAGCGGAGCAAGCGCAAAGAAGATTTGCGCGTCGCCTGGCTTGACCTTCCTGGAATCGGCGACGAAACCCGCATCAAGATCCTTTCCAAATACCGCAGCCGTGAAGATTTTTTAAAGGCCCCGGTCGGAGACATTCAAGATCTCTTCGGAAAAAAGCGCGGTCTGACGATCCGTGAAAAAGTGGAAAAGTACGATTCCAAAGCGGAGATGTTTTGATTCGTAAAATCATCCACATCGACATGGACTGCTTTTTTGCAGCGGTCGAAATGCGAAGCGATCCCTCGCTCCGTGACGTTCCGATGGCGGTCGGCGGCACGGTCGAAGAACGCGGTGTACTTTCCACGTGCAACTATCCCGCGCGTAAGTTCGGATTGCATTCGGCGATGTCCACCTTCAAAGCGTTCAAGCTTTGTCCGGAACTCAAACTGGTGCATCCGCATTTTGAAATATACAAGGCGGAGTCCGACGAGATCTTCAAAATCTTTCACCGCTACACGAACCGCATCGAAGGACTCAGCCTCGATGAAGCTTTTTTAGACGTCACCGGCAGCGACACGCAAAACGGTTCCGCATCGCTCATCGCACAAGAAATCCGAGAGACCATCTTCAAGGAACGTGACGGCATCACGGCAAGCGCAGGCATTGCACCGAACAAGTTCCTTGCCAAAGTCGCAAGCGATTGGAACAAGCCCAACGGTCAGTTCACCATTACGCCGAACGAAGTCGAAGCCTTCACACGGGAACTTCCTCTGAATAAAATTCCGGGCGTCGGGAAAGCGAGCAGCCAAAAACTCGCCTCGCTTGGACTTCACCTTTGCAAAGACGTTCTTCCGCTCCCCAAAGAAGCTCTCTTTAGACACTTCGGAAGCTTCGGCGAAACGCTCTATGAACTCGTCCGCGGCATCGACAATCGTCCCGTCGTCACGAACCGCGTCCGCAAATCCATTTCAACGGAAAACACTTTTCCCAAAGACATTCAAGGCGTGGAAGATTGCGAACAGGAACTCCGCACGATTTACTTTGAGTTTTTAAGGCGCGCCCACCGCTATGTGGAAAAGCAAAATCAAAAAAACTTCCCTGCGTTCCACTGCTTTGTCAAAATCAAATACGCGAATTTCAAGTCCACGACAATCGAACGTTGCTTTAAGGACGTCTCCTGGAAAAGATTTTCCGAGCTTTTCCGCGAACGTTACGATTCGAGCCAAAAGGTGCGCCTCCTCGGAGCGGGCATTCGCCTAGATGAGCCGGAGACGGGAGAATCTCAAGTCGATTTATTCGGGTGAACTTTGTGCAGGTATCCATGATGCGTGATTCATTTACTCCGAGGAACAGGTCCATTCTGAATCCATTGTCCATGGCTAATGGTTGATTGTACATTGTATATTGTTAATTATCTTATAGAAAGGGGTAAAAATGTTCCGTCTAGTTGTTTTTCTTTTTTGTTTGAGCTTTTGGGTTTCCTGCGCTTCACAGCCTCAGGTTCAGCCTCAAAAATTGGATGTAGAAGCGGAGCTGCGAAAGGATTCGCAAGAGTTTTCTGCACGGAATCCAGAATCGATCCAGCCGGTCATTAAATCCAAGTCGATATCCAAGCCTTCTGTCATGGTCCTTCCTGCGGGAACCAAGAACCTGACCGAAAGCATGAACCTTTTGAATAACGATTCCTATGCGAATGCGGCATCGAACGCCATCAACGGTTATCTGACCGAAAAACAGTTCAACGTAAAAGCCTTGGAAGGTTCTACGCAGATCAACGACGTGGTGACTTTGCAAAATGAAATCGCCGGGCAGGAAGAAGATCTTTCCTACATTGCGAGTCTTTCCTTTGGCGCAGACGTTTACATCAAATTTTCCGTTGATATCCGCCATAGTCAAATTCTTGCAAACTTGAGCGCCTACGAATCGACTTCGGGACGTATGCTCGGCACACAGACTTCGACCGTCAATGACAACGGCACACGCAAAGAAGAACTGATCGCAAGTGCCATGCACAAAGCCTTGCCGGGCCTTCTGCGCAAAGTCCAAGCCTATTGGGATGCAGATTCCCAATTCGGAACTCCGTACAAGCTAATTCTCTATTTCAACGGGGACTTCAGCAATTTGGACGTTGCCCATTCCCGCGTTTCGACTCTTCTCAAACAGCAGTTTGTGAAAATTCAAACCAATGCGATGACCGACAAAACTTCGGAATATACGATTTACGTGAATTCGCAGGACTGCGGCGATTCCTATGAAGTATACAACGCTCTGCGTGCGGCTCTCGGTTCAAGCTTTGAAGTAAAAAAGCGGAGCCTTGTCCAAAGACTTTTAATTGTGGAATTGTACTGATGATTCGCGCTCTCGGCATTTTTCTGCTTTGCGCCTTCGCCTTTGGCGAAGCGCGTATGGTGACGTACACGGCTACATCGACCGTTTCGCAAAAAGATGCCGATGAACAGGCGATGGCAGGGCTTGCTACGCAGATTCGCGCCCATGTTTCAGCAGCGCATTCGACGCAAAAATCCGAAGTCAAAAATTCGAAATCATCCAAGCTCAACGGCCAATATTCCGAATCGATCCACGTTCAAACCGAGCTTTCCTTGGACGGAATCGAACTGGAGCATCAACAGCTCGCCAAAGAAAAATGGCAAACGACCGCCTCGTTCAATACCGACAAAGCGGCATCCCTACTTCGCAAAAAAATGCGCGAAGCGAATGCCAAGGCACACACACTCGATTCTCTCATCCATGCGGCGCTGGCCCGTCACCAGTATGACATCGCTATCGACGCCTTTGGCGAAATGGCTCCGTTACAGCTTTTGCATCAAAGAGCGGTCGCAGACCTCGCCATCTTTGAGCCGTTAACCAAAGCAGACGATTTCAGCATGGATCTTTTTGCATTACAGGCTCAAATTTCTGAAGCCCTGGCGCACCTGAAAATTTCTCCCGTCGATTCTGTTCCAAGCCACGTTCAAAACAATACGCTCGGGCCTTTCACCTTCCGCGTTCAAGGCGAAGGCGGAACTCTTAACAGCATGACCGTTTTAGCGGAACAAGGGAAAAAGATCATAGCCGAAGCCAAAACGGATTCCAACGGTCTCGCCCATTTTATCCTGCGAAACATCAACACATTCCAAGGTTCTCACGAAGTCATTTTTCGCATTCGACTGCCCCACTTTGGCAAACGCAAGTCTCAAACGGAATACAAAGTCACCTACACATCTGACGAGCCAAGCTGTTCTTACTCTTTAGACTGCATGGGTGATGGCGCAGCCTGCATCGCCATAGAAAACTTCCTTTCTCGTGTCGGCTTTGAAGAAAGCAAGAAGGGCAAAAAGCTCCTCGTCAAAATCAAGACACTGGACACACAGGTTTTTGACGGTGGACCCAAGAAAATTTACACGGTACAGCTTTCGGTATCTATCCGCGGCGAAGGAATCCATTTCGATCAGCAGCTAAAAGGCTCCGGATCTTCCGAACACTCTGCCAAATCGAACGCGATTTATAAAATTTCATCTCAAAAGATTCCACAAGCCCTAAAACCGCTTTGCAAATGATGAAATTCAAAATCGTTCTATTCTGCTTCTTGGCATTCGCCCTTCCGCTATTCGCCTTTTCCCAAGCAGAATCCTCCATCGATGACCGCGCCAAATTCCTTTCGGAGCAGGAACGTTCTTCGTTTACCGCCTACGTCGATGAGCTTTACGAAAAAACGCATTTTTCCCTGTACCTGTACACGGCAAGTTCCGAAGTTCGCGATCCAAAGCCGATAGCGGATTCCCTTTTGAATGCAGGTCTTGAAAACGATTCCCTGCGCGCCGTGATCTTTGTCGACGGGACTTCGCATTACCGCTATCTTTCGATTTCTCCTGCAGCGCAGAAGTTTATTTCGAATGCTGTGGCGGAACGTCTCGCGCAAAAATATCTGCTGCCGGAATTTCGCAAGGACCGTTACGGTCAAGGTATTATCGTTTTTGGAGCAGAACTTGCAAAAAACGTCGCCCGTTTGCACGACGTCCGTTTGCAATCCAGCTTACCGCGCCCGACAAAAGATGGACTCCCAGGCATCGCCTGGTTCTTGATTCTTGCGGTCGTCGTGACGGTCATCATCGCCTTTACGTATTTTGCCCGTCAAAGTCGTCGTGCAGCACGTCGGGAACAGATTCGGGAATTCGGCGGATTCCCTCACCCAAAATTTGACTCTGGATTCGGAGGTTAACATGAAAAAGATTTTGACCCTGCAAGACCTGACCCAATCCTCTTGGGGAGAACGTTTTCACGACACCTTCGGAGCCAATCTCCAAGCTGCATTTTTGCACGGCAACTGCCTATACGAAGGATTTGACGCCATTCACGAATCTTGGCAGGTAAGCCTCATTTTGAAGAGCGACAAGCCGAGCGAACTACAGAATTCGCACAAGCTCGCCCGCGAAATGGCAAAAGACAACCTCAAGTTCGGCTACTTCTTTACCGAAGAATTTTTGCAGACGAAACAAAACGATTACCCGCTTGAATTTTTGCACATTTCCCAAAAGAACGCTCCGCTTTTCGGAAACGCTCCGCTCGCTGGATTCACCCCGAACGCAGACGCTCTTCGCGCCGAATGCAAGCATGAACTGGTCAATCGCAAGCTGCACCTGCTCCGCGAATTTTCTCGCATCCAGGCGGGAATTACCCCGATGGACTTCTTCATTGAATTCCACGAAGAGCTGCTTCCGATTTTGCACGGCATCGCTTATTTACAAAGTTCAGTCTATCCGCAGAATCGCGTCGAAATCTACCAAAAGTTCCCCGCTTTTGAAGTGCAGGAACCGCCGCTCGATTACAAGCAGAACGTGGAACGCGCCGACCAGTTCTTCGCCGCGCTCGATCAGCTGATTCAAAGCCTTTAATGTTGCAGTTGAAGCATCGCTTTTGCGATGTAACGCGGCAAGTCCGAAGCGAGAACCCCATAGTCGGAAAGTTTCTTTGCGGCGAGTTCCCCGGCGATGCCATGGATTTTTGCACCGAAGACAGCGGCGTCAAACGGCTCTACCTTTTGCGCCAAAAGCCCTGCGATAATGCCCGTGAGGCAGTCGCCCGAGCCAGCCTTCGCCAGTGCCGAGCAACCCGTGTCATTGATGCGGAATTCATTCCCATTTGCGACGACCGTGCGATGTCCCTTTAAGAGCACAACCGTGCCGAACCTTTTCGAAGCATCCCGTGCCGCGTCAATGCGGTTCTTTTGAATTTCTTCGACACTGACATTCAGCAGTCTAGAAAGTTCTTTGGGATGAGGCGTCATCACGCAGCGTTCCGAAAGTTTCGGTTTGTCATCAAACGTGGCAAATATATTCAAGCCGTCCGCATCCAAAACCAGCGAAGCCTTTTGTTTCATCAAGCCGTCTAACAACGCATGGACAACAAACGGCAAATCATGCGGGTCATCTTCGATTGCCGAAATTCCACAGCCCAAGGAACAAACCGTTCCCGGCTTAAACCGATTTAGAATCACTTGGACCGCATCTTTAGCCATCGTAGAGCCGCACTGCGGAAGCGGCAAATAGACCGCATCCGGGAGTTGGGATGCCACCGATTCGATCACCGGTGGAATTGCCGCTAACGTCACATAGCCTGCACCCACACGAAGCGCAGAAACCGAGGAAAGATAGGCCGCTCCCCGGTAATTCAAAGAACCAGCCATGTTCAATACATTGCCAAATGTGAACTTATTCGAATCACTCGGGCGAAAAGGCAGTTGCATGTTACTTTTCCAGCATTGCGCGGAATCTTTCGAGATCCGCAGGCGTTGTGATTTTATCGTTCAAGGTGTCGCCCGGAACGATGTAAACCGGAACTCCGAAATGTTCCAGAATCGAAGCTTCATCGGTCGGCAAAAAGGCCAGCGGTTCCGCTTCGATTTTCGCATACAGTTCACGGAAGAGCTCGACAGACGCTGCCTGCGGCGTCTGGGCAAGGTAAATCTTTTCTCGCGGAATCGTGCATTCCACTTTACCGTCTTTGACGACTTTGACCGTATCGACAGAAGGACGTGCAACAAGGCAAGCGCCTTTCTTTTCGAGCGTTTCCATTACCTGCAAAATCAATTCCTGCGAAAGCAATGGACGCGCCACATCATGCACGAGAGCAAATTTCACATTCGAAGACAGCGCCGCAATGCCGTTCTGCACCGACTGCCAACGTTCCTTTCCGCCGACCACAATTTGAATCTTATCGGCGAACGGAGAAACTTTTAAGTCTTCTTCAAAATGCGATTTCCAATCTGCCGGAACAGCCAGGACCACTTCTGCAATCTGGGGCATTTGGGCAAAAGTTTCAAGCGAATAACGGTAAACAGGCTTGCCTCCCAAATCGATCAATTGCTTGGGAAGGCTTGAACCCATGCGTTTTCCGAGCCCTCCCGCCGGAAGAACCGCGGCAAATTTTGCTGAAGTCATATTCACCCTATTGCACATCCTGGACGCAACGGACGGAATAGCCCGCCGTCTTAAAGTTGTAATAGCGATAGCTTTCGGGAGAATCGTAGCTGATGCTGCGGTAGAAAGCCGTTGTTTCATCCCGTTCCGAAGCCGTCCAATAATAAGCGTGGAAACCGCGGTACATGTAAGAGCCTTCGTAAACGATGCCCGCTGGAATCGCGTGGAAGTTTTTTGCATCCGTTCCGTTGCCGGAAGTTTCTTCATCGTTTTCCCAGCCTTCACGGGACTTGAGCTGCGCACCGTCGTTTTCACCGAGAGCCGCCTTCATCGAATCCCAATCGGCATCGGTCGGGAGTCTCCAACCTTTGGGGCAAATCTTTTTCGCGGTTTCAAAGTCGTAAAGGCGACCATACTTGCGGCAGTTCGAGCTCTTCTTTTCGTAGCAAGAAGATCCCGTAAGAGTCCAGATGTTCAAATTCTGATTCGTCCAACGGAGCTTGCCGATAACGAGCGTTCCAATGCCGTCAAGGCAAGACTTAAAGTTTGCAGAAATAAAGACCGAGTCTGCGGGC
Coding sequences within it:
- a CDS encoding FISUMP domain-containing protein — translated: MRNIWLILIVLFLFACSSRESKEISPKKIPVSSSSVESSSSEASSSSLRLSLPESSSSSFESSSSKRSVFPLKTQDASGAGEYKAGQKVLLGWKAADENLCFNGMSVSPSKYAKALKMLSADSASFTMPADSVFISANFKSCLDGIGTLVIGKLRWTNQNLNIWTLTGSSCYEKKSSNCRKYGRLYDFETAKKICPKGWRLPTDADWDSMKAALGENDGAQLKSREGWENDEETSGNGTDAKNFHAIPAGIVYEGSYMYRGFHAYYWTASERDETTAFYRSISYDSPESYRYYNFKTAGYSVRCVQDVQ
- the ispD gene encoding 2-C-methyl-D-erythritol 4-phosphate cytidylyltransferase, with the protein product MTSAKFAAVLPAGGLGKRMGSSLPKQLIDLGGKPVYRYSLETFAQMPQIAEVVLAVPADWKSHFEEDLKVSPFADKIQIVVGGKERWQSVQNGIAALSSNVKFALVHDVARPLLSQELILQVMETLEKKGACLVARPSVDTVKVVKDGKVECTIPREKIYLAQTPQAASVELFRELYAKIEAEPLAFLPTDEASILEHFGVPVYIVPGDTLNDKITTPADLERFRAMLEK
- a CDS encoding NAD(P)H-hydrate dehydratase, whose translation is MQLPFRPSDSNKFTFGNVLNMAGSLNYRGAAYLSSVSALRVGAGYVTLAAIPPVIESVASQLPDAVYLPLPQCGSTMAKDAVQVILNRFKPGTVCSLGCGISAIEDDPHDLPFVVHALLDGLMKQKASLVLDADGLNIFATFDDKPKLSERCVMTPHPKELSRLLNVSVEEIQKNRIDAARDASKRFGTVVLLKGHRTVVANGNEFRINDTGCSALAKAGSGDCLTGIIAGLLAQKVEPFDAAVFGAKIHGIAGELAAKKLSDYGVLASDLPRYIAKAMLQLQH